Proteins encoded within one genomic window of Amorphoplanes friuliensis DSM 7358:
- a CDS encoding putative bifunctional diguanylate cyclase/phosphodiesterase, protein MALAGAAAVAGVAGLHIGAEPRWDDALLTVAAAAAWILARYAIDAVIARWSSDGRKRRRVQRWGVELFATAALLLLGPVVLAAAQVGLALVPLVLLALHAVHRMVRSAGEYERASRVDALTGLPNRRALQTSVAERGVGRGLHRPERRLALLLLDLDRFRTVNDALGHTSGDRLLVEVARRLAAAVPAHDLVVRLGGDEFAVLATRVDGPAAARRLAAHLSEAFVRPFALDGLPIDVSASIGIALQCERGGDGASLLRQAESAMYDAKERGDQIALYARDAEHHTPDLTLLADLRLAVQAEPANDPAADGITLYYQPQIAIATGEVVGVEALLRWRHPVRGMVGPEKLLRVAEQTPVMRLLTSRVLREVIAQLAAWRAAGRPLRASVNVSVRDLHATDIADEIDELLHRYAVPADLLQLEITESALMADPHRVLHTITRLDRMGVAISLDDFGTGYSSLQHLRRLPLSEVKVDRSFVLGMATDRGDAAIVRSVIALADSLGLRVVAEGVEDERTWRLLASAGCHAAQGWFHARPMPAPDLAGWLIRYRPLRPGREPGALAVPAP, encoded by the coding sequence GTGGCGCTGGCCGGGGCTGCTGCGGTTGCCGGTGTGGCCGGGCTGCACATCGGTGCGGAGCCGCGCTGGGACGACGCGCTGCTGACAGTGGCTGCCGCCGCTGCATGGATTTTGGCGCGCTACGCGATTGATGCGGTGATTGCGCGGTGGTCGTCCGATGGGCGGAAGCGGCGGCGGGTGCAGCGCTGGGGTGTCGAGCTTTTTGCCACGGCCGCGCTGCTGCTGCTCGGGCCCGTGGTGCTGGCGGCGGCACAGGTCGGGCTGGCTCTCGTGCCGTTGGTGCTGCTCGCGTTGCACGCCGTGCATCGGATGGTGCGGTCCGCGGGTGAGTACGAGCGGGCGTCCCGTGTCGACGCGCTGACCGGGCTGCCCAACCGGCGCGCGCTGCAGACGTCGGTGGCCGAGCGGGGAGTGGGGCGAGGGCTGCACCGGCCCGAGCGCCGCCTGGCGTTGCTGCTGCTCGATCTCGACCGGTTCCGTACGGTCAACGACGCGCTCGGGCACACCAGCGGCGATCGGCTCCTGGTCGAGGTCGCGCGGAGGCTGGCTGCGGCCGTACCGGCTCATGATCTTGTCGTGCGGCTCGGCGGTGACGAATTTGCCGTGCTGGCCACGCGGGTCGACGGGCCGGCTGCGGCCCGGCGGCTGGCGGCGCACCTGTCCGAGGCTTTTGTCCGGCCGTTCGCGCTCGACGGGCTGCCCATCGACGTCAGCGCCTCGATCGGGATCGCGCTGCAGTGCGAGCGTGGTGGCGACGGCGCCTCGCTGCTGCGCCAGGCCGAATCCGCGATGTACGACGCCAAGGAGCGCGGTGACCAGATCGCCCTCTATGCGCGGGATGCCGAGCACCACACGCCCGACCTGACGCTGCTCGCCGACCTGCGCCTGGCCGTGCAGGCCGAACCGGCGAACGATCCGGCCGCCGACGGCATCACGCTCTACTACCAGCCGCAGATCGCCATCGCGACCGGCGAGGTGGTCGGTGTCGAGGCGCTGCTGCGCTGGCGGCATCCCGTGCGCGGCATGGTCGGCCCCGAGAAGCTGCTGCGGGTCGCCGAGCAGACACCGGTGATGCGGTTGCTGACCAGCAGGGTGCTCCGCGAGGTGATCGCCCAGCTCGCGGCCTGGCGCGCGGCAGGCCGGCCCTTGCGGGCCTCGGTCAACGTCAGCGTCCGAGACCTGCACGCGACCGACATCGCCGACGAGATCGACGAGCTCCTCCACCGGTACGCCGTGCCGGCCGACCTGCTGCAGCTCGAGATCACCGAAAGCGCGCTGATGGCGGACCCGCACCGCGTGCTGCACACGATCACGAGGCTGGACCGGATGGGCGTGGCGATCTCGCTGGACGACTTCGGCACGGGTTACTCGTCACTGCAGCACCTGCGCCGGCTGCCGCTGTCCGAGGTGAAGGTCGACCGTTCGTTTGTCCTCGGCATGGCCACCGACCGTGGTGACGCCGCGATCGTCCGCTCGGTGATCGCACTGGCCGACTCGCTCGGCCTCCGGGTCGTCGCCGAGGGTGTCGAGGACGAGCGCACCTGGCGGCTGCTGGCGTCGGCGGGCTGTCACGCCGCGCAGGGCTGGTTCCACGCCCGCCCGATGCCGGCGCCGGACCTGGCCGGCTGGCTCATTCGGTACCGTCCCCTGCGACCCGGCCGCGAACCCGGCGCCCTGGCGGTGCCGGCACCCTGA
- a CDS encoding VOC family protein has protein sequence MIGRLDTVVIDCPDPRALAGFYSELLGMHVVHDEDGWVTIRTDSDAPGLGFQKAPDLLPPDWPDRHRPQQFHLDVRVDNIELAEQRALAAGAKRLDGGGKDFRVYADPVGHPFCLVW, from the coding sequence ATGATCGGACGTCTGGACACCGTCGTCATCGACTGCCCCGACCCGCGCGCCCTGGCCGGCTTCTACAGCGAGCTGCTGGGCATGCACGTCGTCCACGACGAGGACGGCTGGGTGACCATCAGAACCGACTCGGACGCGCCCGGCCTCGGCTTCCAGAAGGCGCCCGACTTGCTCCCGCCGGACTGGCCCGACCGGCACCGGCCGCAGCAGTTCCACCTCGACGTGCGCGTCGACAACATCGAACTCGCCGAGCAGCGGGCCCTGGCGGCCGGCGCAAAACGGCTCGACGGTGGCGGCAAGGACTTCCGGGTCTACGCCGATCCGGTCGGCCACCCCTTCTGCCTCGTCTGGTGA
- the ligA gene encoding NAD-dependent DNA ligase LigA: MSDELRGHQYRYYVLDSPTISDAEFDKLLRELEALEERFPALRTPDSPTQNVGGTFSTLFTPVEHAERMMSLDNVFDEDELAAWAERTERDAGAPVRFICELKVDGLAINLTYEKGRLVRGATRGDGRTGEDVTSNVRTIREIPERLADDNPPELLEVRGEIYFPASAFADLNASLVEQGKAPFANPRNAAAGSLRQKDPRITASRGLRMVVHGIGARKGFRPDSQSHAYEALKSWGLPTSERWRLVDGMDEVRDYIAYYGKNRHSVEHEIDGVVVKVDSVAIQGRLGSTSRAPRWAIAFKYPPEEVTTKLLDIAVNVGRTGRVTPYAVLEPVLVAGSTVAQATLHNAREVERKGVWIGDTVVLRKAGDVIPEVLGPVMDLRPDDAHPFVMPTVCPECSTPLAPAKESDIDIRCPNTQHCPGQLRERLFYLASRDALDIEVLGYKAARALYESGILTDESDLFSLTADDLLRSPFFVNMDGTLGSNAVKLLENLEEVKQRPLWRVLVALSIRHVGPKASRALALEFGSMEKIEAAVEDGPIEDLSAVDGVGPTIAESLREWFSVDWHREIVRKWREAGVKMADEHSESGPRPLAGLTLVVTGTLSTHTRDEASEAIMAGGGKVSGSVSKKTGFVVVGDNPGSKYDKALSLRVPVLDEAGFAVLLADGPEAARAVAEISEEPVKEPKKKAAAKPSNEEAG; encoded by the coding sequence CTGAGTGACGAGCTGCGCGGCCATCAGTACCGCTACTACGTGCTCGACTCGCCGACCATCTCGGACGCCGAGTTCGACAAGCTGCTGCGCGAGCTCGAGGCGCTCGAGGAGCGTTTTCCCGCGCTGCGCACCCCCGACTCGCCGACGCAGAATGTCGGCGGCACGTTCTCCACGTTGTTCACGCCGGTCGAGCACGCCGAGCGGATGATGTCGCTCGACAACGTCTTCGACGAGGACGAGCTGGCCGCCTGGGCCGAGCGCACCGAGCGCGACGCGGGCGCTCCGGTCCGGTTCATCTGCGAGCTCAAGGTCGACGGCCTGGCGATCAACCTCACGTACGAAAAAGGGCGGCTGGTGCGCGGCGCGACCCGGGGCGACGGTCGCACGGGTGAGGACGTCACCTCCAACGTCCGGACGATCCGTGAGATCCCGGAGCGGCTGGCCGACGACAACCCGCCCGAGCTGCTCGAGGTGCGGGGCGAGATCTACTTCCCGGCGTCCGCGTTCGCCGATCTCAACGCGTCGCTGGTCGAGCAGGGCAAGGCGCCGTTCGCCAATCCGCGTAATGCCGCCGCGGGCAGCCTGCGGCAGAAGGATCCGCGCATCACCGCGTCGCGGGGGCTGCGCATGGTGGTGCACGGCATCGGCGCGCGCAAAGGCTTCCGGCCCGACTCGCAGTCTCACGCGTACGAGGCGTTGAAGTCCTGGGGTCTGCCCACGAGCGAGCGGTGGCGGCTGGTCGACGGGATGGACGAGGTGCGCGACTACATCGCGTACTACGGCAAGAACAGGCACTCCGTCGAGCACGAGATCGACGGTGTGGTCGTCAAGGTCGACTCGGTCGCGATCCAGGGGCGGCTGGGCTCGACGAGCCGGGCGCCACGCTGGGCGATCGCGTTCAAATACCCGCCCGAGGAGGTCACCACCAAACTCCTCGACATCGCGGTCAACGTGGGGCGCACCGGGCGGGTCACCCCGTACGCCGTGCTGGAGCCCGTCCTCGTCGCCGGCTCGACGGTGGCGCAGGCGACGCTCCACAACGCGCGTGAGGTCGAGCGCAAAGGTGTGTGGATCGGCGACACGGTCGTGCTGCGTAAGGCCGGTGACGTCATCCCGGAGGTGCTCGGGCCGGTCATGGACCTGCGACCGGACGACGCCCACCCGTTTGTCATGCCGACCGTGTGTCCCGAGTGCAGCACGCCGCTCGCTCCCGCCAAGGAGAGCGACATCGACATCCGCTGCCCCAACACCCAGCACTGCCCCGGGCAGTTGCGGGAGCGCCTGTTCTACCTGGCCAGCCGGGACGCTCTCGACATCGAGGTGCTCGGTTACAAGGCCGCCCGCGCGCTCTACGAGTCGGGGATCCTGACCGACGAGAGTGACCTCTTCAGCCTGACCGCGGACGACCTGCTGCGGTCACCGTTCTTCGTCAACATGGACGGCACGCTGGGCAGCAACGCCGTGAAGCTGCTGGAGAACCTCGAGGAGGTGAAGCAGCGGCCCCTCTGGCGGGTGCTGGTGGCGTTGTCGATCCGGCACGTCGGTCCGAAGGCGTCGCGGGCGCTGGCCCTGGAGTTCGGGTCCATGGAGAAGATCGAGGCTGCGGTCGAGGACGGTCCGATCGAGGACCTGTCCGCGGTGGACGGGGTCGGGCCGACGATCGCGGAAAGCCTCCGCGAGTGGTTCTCGGTGGACTGGCACCGCGAGATCGTCCGCAAGTGGCGCGAAGCCGGCGTCAAGATGGCCGACGAACACTCCGAGAGCGGCCCGCGTCCGCTGGCCGGTCTGACGTTGGTCGTGACCGGGACGTTGTCCACCCACACCCGCGACGAGGCTTCCGAGGCGATCATGGCCGGGGGCGGCAAGGTCAGCGGGTCGGTCTCCAAGAAGACCGGCTTTGTGGTGGTGGGCGACAACCCCGGCAGCAAGTACGACAAGGCTTTGTCGCTGCGGGTGCCGGTGCTGGACGAGGCGGGCTTTGCGGTGCTGCTGGCGGACGGCCCCGAGGCTGCTCGTGCGGTCGCCGAGATCTCCGAGGAGCCGGTGAAGGAGCCGAAGAAGAAGGCGGCGGCGAAGCCTTCGAACGAGGAGGCCGGATAA
- the gatB gene encoding Asp-tRNA(Asn)/Glu-tRNA(Gln) amidotransferase subunit GatB, whose amino-acid sequence MSTTVLPSYEDAIARYEPVIGLETHVELGTNTKMFCGCPTVFGGEPNTQVCPVCLGLPGALPVANRAAIEATIRIGLALNCNIAEWCRMARKNYFYPDMPKNFQTSQYDEPLCVDGYVDVDIDGETFRVEIERVHLEEDTGKSLHVGGSTGRIHGATESLVDYNRAGIPLVEIVTKPVPGLGARAPEVAKAYVTELRDIIRSLNVSDVRMEQGSMRCDVNTSLNLPGDEWGTRTETKNVNSLRSVERAVRSEIIRQAMLLNEGTRIFQETRHFQETTGDTRPGRSKETATDYRYFPEPDLVPIAPDTAWVAELKAALPPVPSVKRARLAEEWGISKDEMQSVVNAGATELIEQTIAAGATPAGARKWWMGELARRANETGVELADVGATPAQVAQLQGLVDEGKLNDKLARQVLEGVVSGEGDPAAVIAARGLGVVSDTGALTAAVDEAIAANPDIAAKVRDGKVAAAGALVGAVMKTTRGQADAKTVRELILARLS is encoded by the coding sequence ATGAGTACGACCGTGCTCCCCTCCTACGAGGACGCGATCGCCCGTTACGAGCCGGTCATCGGCCTGGAGACGCACGTCGAGCTCGGCACGAACACCAAGATGTTCTGCGGCTGCCCGACCGTCTTCGGCGGCGAACCCAACACGCAGGTCTGCCCGGTCTGCCTGGGCCTGCCCGGTGCGCTGCCGGTCGCGAACCGCGCCGCGATCGAGGCCACCATCCGCATCGGCCTCGCGCTCAACTGCAACATCGCCGAGTGGTGCCGCATGGCCCGGAAGAACTACTTCTACCCGGACATGCCGAAGAACTTCCAGACGAGCCAGTACGACGAGCCGCTCTGCGTGGACGGGTACGTCGACGTGGACATCGACGGTGAGACCTTCCGGGTCGAGATCGAGCGGGTCCACCTCGAGGAGGACACCGGCAAGTCGCTGCACGTCGGCGGCTCCACCGGCCGGATCCACGGCGCGACCGAGTCGCTGGTGGACTACAACCGGGCCGGCATTCCGCTGGTGGAGATCGTCACCAAGCCGGTTCCCGGCCTGGGCGCCCGCGCGCCCGAGGTGGCCAAGGCCTACGTGACCGAGCTGCGCGACATCATCCGCTCGCTGAACGTGTCCGACGTGCGCATGGAGCAGGGCTCGATGCGCTGCGACGTGAACACCTCGCTCAACCTGCCCGGCGACGAGTGGGGCACCCGCACCGAGACCAAGAACGTCAACTCGCTGCGGTCGGTCGAGCGTGCGGTCCGCTCGGAGATCATCCGGCAGGCGATGCTGCTCAACGAGGGCACCCGCATCTTCCAGGAGACCCGGCACTTCCAGGAGACCACCGGCGACACCCGCCCGGGCCGCTCCAAGGAGACCGCCACCGATTATCGCTACTTCCCCGAGCCCGACCTCGTGCCGATCGCGCCCGACACCGCGTGGGTGGCCGAGCTCAAGGCGGCCCTGCCGCCGGTGCCGAGCGTCAAGCGCGCCCGGCTGGCCGAGGAGTGGGGCATCTCCAAGGACGAGATGCAGTCGGTGGTCAACGCCGGTGCGACCGAGCTCATCGAGCAGACCATCGCCGCCGGCGCCACCCCGGCCGGCGCCCGCAAGTGGTGGATGGGTGAGCTCGCCCGCCGCGCCAACGAGACCGGCGTCGAGCTGGCCGACGTCGGTGCGACACCGGCGCAGGTCGCGCAGCTCCAGGGCCTGGTCGACGAGGGCAAGCTCAACGACAAGCTCGCCCGTCAGGTCCTCGAGGGTGTCGTTTCCGGCGAGGGTGACCCCGCTGCGGTCATCGCGGCCCGCGGGCTCGGCGTCGTCTCCGACACGGGCGCGCTCACCGCGGCCGTCGACGAGGCCATCGCCGCCAACCCGGACATCGCCGCCAAGGTCCGCGACGGCAAGGTCGCCGCGGCGGGCGCCCTGGTCGGCGCGGTCATGAAGACCACCCGCGGCCAGGCCGACGCCAAGACCGTCCGCGAGCTGATCCTGGCGCGCCTTTCCTAG
- a CDS encoding type II toxin-antitoxin system PemK/MazF family toxin, which produces MADWRLWLVAALVVAMVAAAWLLRRRLRRSRPSSGDIWWADVPYARGRGSKLRPCLVLRRGRDGITVLKITSQDKSHRRDHVLIPTRRWDARADHDSYLNLGEPILVRPSAFHHRAGTADRRTRLRVAARR; this is translated from the coding sequence ATGGCGGACTGGCGGTTGTGGCTGGTGGCGGCCCTGGTGGTAGCGATGGTGGCGGCGGCCTGGCTGCTGCGCCGGCGACTGCGCAGGTCCCGGCCGAGCAGCGGGGACATCTGGTGGGCCGACGTCCCGTACGCGAGGGGCCGGGGTTCGAAGTTGCGCCCTTGCCTGGTTCTGCGCCGCGGCCGCGACGGCATCACGGTTCTGAAGATCACCAGCCAGGACAAGAGCCACCGCCGCGACCACGTGCTGATCCCGACCCGGCGCTGGGACGCCCGCGCGGACCACGACTCCTACCTCAACCTGGGCGAGCCCATCCTGGTACGCCCGTCGGCGTTCCATCACCGCGCGGGCACCGCCGACCGCCGTACCCGTCTCCGGGTCGCGGCCCGGCGCTGA
- a CDS encoding metallophosphoesterase family protein, translating into MNEKISVATAAARRLWARPWARRLRVWAGVVAVSLTGVVVGTMLFAQSEIAVGPFRADMSISPSIEGGTEVDIPPLGSLHLDSHDGPIHLKVDLGSLDQGRTEALIDDPTAISAAGQSAVDDVTKGVLQLGLRALGAAIVCSLILSALIFRNIRRVASAGVLALVVTGGSLGLAVATIRPDSISEPRYEGLLVNAPAVVGDARRIADNYGRYADQLQELVSNVSRIYTTVSALPVFDPAGGTTRILHVSDLHLNPTSWGVIRTVVKQWDIDAVVDTGDIVDWGSSAETSYVNSIGQLGVPYVYVRGNHDSTAIQAAVARQTNAKVLDNDVVTINGLTIAGIGDPEFTPDKSEAPAANADDPGSSPLLRSGEELATTIRASKTKVGVALVHDPAMAPPLSGVVPLVLAGHLHKREVRTLDQPSPDPSASPAPSASAGTQAPLETRLLVEGSTGGAGLRGLENEEPTPLTMSVLYFDESQSLKAYDDIQLGGTGEQNVTMQRKVIGTDPEPTTNPSVFNGVTPGLTPNSAPPSR; encoded by the coding sequence ATGAACGAGAAGATTTCTGTGGCGACCGCCGCGGCACGCCGCCTCTGGGCGCGTCCGTGGGCCCGCCGGCTCCGCGTCTGGGCCGGAGTTGTCGCCGTCAGCCTCACCGGCGTTGTTGTCGGCACTATGCTGTTCGCCCAGTCCGAGATCGCCGTCGGGCCGTTCCGCGCGGACATGTCGATCAGCCCGTCGATCGAGGGCGGGACCGAGGTGGACATCCCGCCGCTGGGCTCGTTGCATCTCGACAGCCACGACGGCCCGATCCACCTCAAGGTCGACCTCGGCTCCCTGGACCAGGGACGCACCGAGGCGCTGATCGACGACCCCACGGCCATCAGCGCGGCCGGACAGTCCGCCGTCGACGACGTGACCAAGGGTGTGCTGCAGCTCGGTCTGCGCGCGCTCGGCGCGGCGATCGTGTGCTCGCTCATCCTGTCGGCGCTGATCTTCCGCAACATCCGGCGGGTGGCGTCCGCGGGGGTTCTGGCGCTGGTGGTGACCGGTGGCAGCCTCGGACTGGCCGTGGCCACGATCCGCCCCGACTCGATCAGCGAGCCCCGCTACGAGGGTCTGCTGGTCAATGCGCCCGCGGTCGTCGGTGACGCCCGGCGGATCGCCGACAACTACGGCCGGTACGCCGACCAGCTCCAGGAGCTCGTCAGCAACGTTAGCCGCATCTACACCACGGTGTCGGCGCTGCCCGTCTTCGACCCCGCCGGCGGCACGACCCGCATCCTGCACGTCTCCGACCTGCACCTGAACCCGACGTCGTGGGGTGTGATCCGGACGGTCGTCAAGCAGTGGGACATCGACGCCGTGGTCGACACCGGTGACATCGTGGACTGGGGCAGCAGCGCCGAGACGTCGTACGTCAACTCGATCGGCCAGCTCGGTGTCCCGTACGTGTACGTGCGCGGCAACCACGACTCGACGGCGATCCAGGCGGCGGTCGCCCGGCAGACCAACGCGAAGGTGCTGGACAACGACGTCGTCACGATCAACGGCCTGACCATCGCCGGCATCGGTGACCCCGAATTCACTCCGGATAAGAGCGAAGCCCCCGCGGCGAACGCGGACGACCCCGGATCGTCCCCGTTGCTCCGCAGTGGCGAGGAACTAGCGACCACGATCCGCGCCTCGAAGACGAAGGTCGGCGTGGCCCTGGTCCACGACCCGGCGATGGCACCGCCGCTGTCGGGTGTGGTGCCGCTGGTCCTGGCCGGCCACCTGCACAAGCGTGAGGTCAGAACGCTGGACCAGCCGTCCCCGGACCCGTCGGCCTCCCCGGCGCCGTCGGCCTCCGCGGGTACGCAGGCACCGCTGGAGACGCGTCTGCTGGTCGAGGGTTCGACCGGCGGCGCCGGGCTGCGTGGGCTGGAGAACGAGGAGCCGACGCCGCTGACGATGTCGGTCCTGTACTTCGACGAGAGCCAGTCGTTGAAGGCCTACGACGACATTCAGCTGGGCGGCACCGGCGAACAGAACGTGACCATGCAACGCAAGGTCATCGGCACCGACCCGGAGCCGACCACGAACCCGTCGGTGTTCAACGGTGTGACCCCCGGCCTGACCCCGAACAGCGCACCCCCGAGCCGCTGA
- the gatA gene encoding Asp-tRNA(Asn)/Glu-tRNA(Gln) amidotransferase subunit GatA has protein sequence MTAAQIAGLISSGEASAVEVATAHLARIDAVDERVHAFLHVDREGALEAARKVDEQRSKGEALGPLAGVPVAVKDVIATKGVPTTAASKILEGWKPPYDATIVERLRGAGTVMLGKTNMDEFAMGSSTEYSAYGATNNPWDLGRIPGGSGGGSAASLAAYEAPLAIGTDTGGSIRQPGAVTGTVGAKPTYGGTSRYGLIAFSSSLDTPGPCARTVEDAALLHSVIAGHDVRDSTSIPQAVPDVVAAARLGATGDLTGVKLGIVKEFAGEGAEPGVMAAFRESVEALVKLGAEVVEVSCPHFEFALPAYYLIAPSEASSNLARFDGVRYGLRVGDDGNRSLEEVMSLTREAGFGPEVKRRIILGTYALSSGYYDAYYGQAQKVRTLITRDFTTAFEQVDVLISPTTPFVAFPFGSRTSDPYQMYLADLYTIPTNLYGGPAISVPCGLSEGLPVGFQVMAPTMADDRMYRVAAALESAVGTFTPPELSLESAA, from the coding sequence ATGACCGCCGCGCAGATCGCGGGTCTGATCAGCAGCGGTGAGGCTTCCGCTGTCGAGGTCGCCACCGCACATCTGGCGCGGATCGACGCTGTCGACGAGCGGGTCCACGCGTTCCTGCACGTCGACCGGGAGGGTGCCCTCGAGGCGGCCCGCAAGGTCGATGAGCAGCGCAGCAAGGGTGAGGCGCTCGGTCCGCTGGCCGGTGTGCCGGTCGCGGTCAAGGATGTGATCGCCACCAAGGGTGTGCCGACCACCGCCGCCTCCAAGATTCTCGAGGGCTGGAAGCCGCCTTACGACGCGACCATCGTCGAGCGGCTGCGGGGCGCCGGCACGGTCATGCTCGGCAAGACCAACATGGACGAGTTCGCCATGGGGTCGTCGACCGAATACTCCGCCTACGGCGCGACCAACAACCCGTGGGACCTCGGCCGGATCCCCGGCGGCTCCGGTGGTGGCAGCGCGGCGTCGCTGGCTGCTTACGAGGCGCCGCTGGCGATCGGCACGGACACGGGCGGCTCGATCCGGCAGCCCGGCGCGGTCACCGGCACGGTCGGTGCGAAGCCGACCTACGGCGGCACCTCGCGCTACGGCCTGATCGCCTTCTCGTCCTCGCTGGACACGCCCGGCCCCTGCGCCCGGACCGTCGAGGACGCGGCGCTGCTGCACTCGGTCATCGCCGGTCACGACGTGCGGGACTCGACGTCGATCCCGCAGGCTGTTCCCGATGTCGTGGCGGCCGCCCGGCTCGGCGCGACCGGTGACCTGACCGGCGTCAAGCTCGGCATCGTCAAGGAGTTCGCGGGGGAGGGCGCCGAGCCCGGCGTCATGGCGGCTTTCCGCGAGTCCGTCGAGGCGCTGGTCAAGCTGGGCGCCGAGGTTGTCGAGGTGTCCTGCCCGCACTTCGAGTTCGCCCTGCCGGCCTATTACCTGATCGCGCCGAGTGAGGCCTCGTCCAACCTGGCCCGCTTCGACGGTGTGCGGTACGGCCTGCGGGTCGGCGACGACGGCAACCGGTCGCTCGAGGAGGTCATGTCGCTGACCCGCGAGGCCGGTTTCGGGCCCGAGGTCAAGCGGCGCATCATCCTCGGCACCTACGCCCTGTCGAGCGGCTACTACGACGCCTACTACGGCCAGGCGCAGAAGGTCCGCACGCTGATCACGCGGGACTTCACCACGGCGTTCGAGCAGGTCGACGTGCTCATCTCGCCGACCACGCCGTTCGTGGCGTTCCCGTTCGGGTCGCGCACCTCCGACCCGTACCAGATGTACCTCGCCGACCTCTACACGATCCCGACGAACCTCTACGGCGGTCCGGCGATCTCGGTGCCGTGCGGTCTGTCCGAGGGTCTGCCGGTCGGCTTCCAGGTGATGGCGCCGACGATGGCCGACGACCGGATGTACAGGGTCGCCGCAGCGCTCGAGTCGGCCGTCGGGACGTTCACCCCGCCCGAGCTCAGTTTGGAGTCCGCCGCATGA
- the gatC gene encoding Asp-tRNA(Asn)/Glu-tRNA(Gln) amidotransferase subunit GatC — translation MAAISREEVAHLARLSRLAVTEQELDRFAGQLDVILQSVARIGDVAAEDIPPTSHSVPLTNIYRDDVVQPSLTQEQALSGAPDSAEGRFRVPRILDEEE, via the coding sequence ATGGCCGCCATCTCCCGCGAAGAGGTCGCGCATCTGGCGCGCCTGTCGCGGCTCGCCGTGACCGAGCAGGAGCTCGATCGGTTCGCCGGTCAGCTCGACGTCATTCTGCAGTCGGTTGCCCGGATCGGTGATGTGGCCGCCGAGGACATCCCGCCGACCTCGCATTCGGTGCCGCTGACCAACATCTACCGCGACGACGTCGTGCAGCCGAGCCTCACGCAGGAGCAGGCGCTGTCCGGCGCTCCCGACTCCGCCGAGGGCCGGTTCCGCGTGCCGCGCATCCTGGACGAGGAGGAATAA
- a CDS encoding methionine synthase, whose protein sequence is MSDFPWPVGAATGLGSLPGTDIAEAQRLIMGELPDLPHLAELPARGPGADMIGRSAGFLVELPVQLYVGRWQMALRPGKDQRRIADLLERDLDQLTEQADRYAGPIKVQAAGPWTLASSLDLAIGGRMLRDAGAVRDLTNSLAEGLRRHVADVQRRLPRASVLLQLDEPSLPAVLDGHIPTESGFSAYRAVDGPDAATGLRTIVEAVGVPVIVHCCAPGVPLQVVRDAGAAAVALDLGLVKDLDPLGEALEAGLGLFAGAVATVPAPGARPPTSAKIADRVSTLWSRLGFSAARLPEQVVITPECGLAGAPQPYVRAVLNACRDAGRRLAEV, encoded by the coding sequence GTGAGTGACTTTCCGTGGCCGGTCGGGGCGGCTACCGGGCTCGGGTCGTTGCCCGGGACCGACATCGCCGAGGCTCAGCGGCTGATCATGGGGGAGTTGCCCGACCTGCCGCATCTGGCGGAGTTGCCGGCGCGCGGGCCCGGTGCGGACATGATCGGGCGCAGTGCCGGTTTTCTGGTCGAGCTTCCCGTGCAGCTGTACGTGGGGCGCTGGCAGATGGCGCTCCGGCCCGGGAAGGACCAGCGGCGGATCGCTGATCTGCTCGAGCGTGACCTGGACCAGTTGACCGAGCAGGCCGACCGGTACGCCGGGCCGATCAAGGTTCAGGCCGCCGGGCCGTGGACGCTGGCCTCAAGCCTGGATCTGGCGATCGGTGGGCGGATGCTGCGCGACGCCGGCGCCGTGCGTGACCTCACCAACTCGCTGGCCGAGGGGCTGCGGCGGCATGTCGCCGACGTGCAGCGGCGGCTTCCGCGGGCTTCGGTGCTGCTGCAGCTCGACGAGCCTTCGCTGCCGGCGGTCCTCGACGGACACATCCCGACCGAGAGCGGCTTCAGTGCCTATCGGGCCGTCGACGGGCCGGACGCGGCGACCGGACTGCGGACGATCGTCGAGGCGGTCGGGGTGCCGGTGATCGTGCATTGCTGTGCTCCGGGCGTACCTTTGCAGGTTGTGCGGGATGCAGGGGCCGCGGCTGTGGCGCTGGACCTCGGGCTGGTCAAGGATCTTGATCCGCTGGGGGAGGCGCTGGAGGCCGGGCTCGGGCTTTTTGCCGGTGCGGTGGCGACGGTGCCGGCACCGGGGGCTCGGCCGCCGACGTCGGCGAAGATCGCCGATCGGGTGAGCACACTGTGGAGCCGGCTCGGTTTTTCCGCGGCCCGGTTGCCGGAGCAGGTCGTGATCACTCCCGAGTGCGGGCTGGCCGGTGCGCCGCAGCCCTACGTGCGTGCGGTGCTGAACGCTTGCCGGGACGCCGGTCGCCGTCTGGCCGAAGTCTGA